Proteins encoded together in one Deinococcus hopiensis KR-140 window:
- the rdgB gene encoding RdgB/HAM1 family non-canonical purine NTP pyrophosphatase, producing MRVVVATGNAGKVREIEEALGGLGWQLEGLGDLPLPEETGTTYEENVQLKACSVAFARRIPALADDSGIEVAALGGQPGVYSARFGNFKTDVERNVYLLERLRGQMDRRARFVSVVMLAYPDGKVETYRGELTGTILEGPRGQNGFGYDPLFLPDGETRTLAEMTVPEKRAISHRGRALAALRAAHLARK from the coding sequence ATGCGCGTCGTCGTGGCGACGGGAAACGCGGGCAAGGTCCGCGAGATCGAGGAGGCGCTGGGCGGGCTGGGCTGGCAGCTGGAGGGCCTGGGAGACTTGCCCCTGCCCGAGGAGACGGGCACCACCTATGAGGAGAACGTGCAGCTCAAGGCGTGTAGCGTCGCCTTTGCCCGCCGTATTCCCGCTCTCGCCGACGACTCCGGAATTGAAGTCGCGGCCCTGGGTGGCCAGCCCGGCGTGTACAGCGCCCGCTTCGGCAACTTCAAGACGGACGTGGAGCGCAACGTCTACCTGCTCGAACGCCTGCGCGGGCAAATGGACCGCCGCGCCAGGTTCGTCTCGGTGGTCATGCTCGCCTACCCGGACGGCAAGGTAGAAACCTACCGAGGCGAACTGACCGGCACCATTCTCGAAGGCCCGCGCGGCCAGAACGGCTTCGGCTACGATCCCCTCTTCCTGCCCGACGGCGAGACCCGCACCCTGGCCGAGATGACCGTGCCGGAGAAACGTGCCATCAGCCACCGGGGGCGGGCGCTGGCGGCGCTGCGGGCAGCGCATCTGGCGAGGAAATAA
- a CDS encoding metallophosphoesterase family protein, translating into MRALLPLLLPPLLLGAAPTTDETLRVAVLSDFNGSYGNTTYPAALSHSVGQIVEDWKPDAVLSAGDLIAGQKARLTDAQVQAMWAAFDREVHAPLRRAGLPFGFTLGNHDASLARDRREAAAYWRAHPPALTFLDRSAFPFRFSFLLRASGRSLFVASLDASSPDLSADQRGWLAAQLAAPQAKAAGARIVLGHLPLAGISREKNRPGEVIRGAVPLREVMERGRVLAYISGHQAAYYPGRLGRLNVFASGGIGGRDYVGYPGTARSTLSLLTFDLRAGTATFRTVDAETGAEVATASLPARIHGLGGPVTRVEALR; encoded by the coding sequence ATGCGCGCCCTCCTGCCCCTGCTGCTGCCGCCTCTGCTGCTCGGCGCGGCCCCCACCACAGACGAGACGCTGAGGGTGGCGGTGCTGAGCGACTTCAACGGTTCCTACGGCAACACCACCTATCCGGCGGCCCTGAGCCACAGCGTGGGCCAGATCGTGGAAGACTGGAAGCCCGACGCCGTGCTGTCGGCGGGGGACCTGATTGCCGGGCAGAAGGCCCGCTTGACGGACGCGCAGGTGCAGGCGATGTGGGCGGCCTTTGACCGGGAGGTCCACGCGCCGCTGCGAAGGGCTGGACTGCCTTTCGGCTTCACCCTGGGGAACCACGACGCCTCACTGGCGCGGGACCGCCGGGAGGCGGCGGCCTACTGGAGGGCCCACCCGCCCGCCCTCACCTTTCTGGACCGCTCCGCCTTTCCCTTCCGCTTCAGCTTCCTGCTCAGGGCGTCGGGCCGGAGCCTCTTTGTGGCCTCGCTGGACGCGAGCAGCCCGGATCTGAGCGCAGATCAGCGCGGGTGGCTGGCCGCCCAGCTCGCTGCGCCCCAGGCGAAAGCGGCAGGCGCACGCATCGTCCTCGGCCACCTTCCTCTCGCCGGGATCAGCCGCGAGAAGAACAGACCCGGCGAAGTGATTCGCGGCGCTGTCCCCCTGCGCGAGGTAATGGAGCGGGGGCGAGTGCTGGCATACATCAGCGGCCACCAGGCGGCCTACTACCCGGGGCGACTGGGCCGGCTGAACGTCTTTGCCTCCGGAGGCATCGGCGGGCGTGATTACGTGGGATACCCAGGGACAGCCCGCTCCACCCTCAGCCTACTGACCTTCGATCTGCGTGCGGGTACGGCCACCTTCCGCACGGTGGATGCGGAGACGGGAGCGGAGGTGGCGACAGCTTCCCTGCCGGCGCGAATTCACGGATTGGGTGGACCGGTCACGCGGGTGGAGGCGTTGCGGTAG
- a CDS encoding response regulator yields MPRILVVDDDAAILKLISVILTRAGHEVRTSSHPVEALDLLKVFTPDLVISDVVMPYMTGLEFLEQVRAHDKLGAMPFVLLSSHAERTDVRRGMNLGADDYLPKPFTPQDLREVIDARLRRAGLTLQSESGMSARGLGTAQVVWQGVPVSWVSRKALELFFYLLEHNEVTSWEAAEALWPEKDEARASSLFHTTLHRLRRSLSNEAVVSTNRRYALAENLRPEYDVQRFELLAAQAEQGALGLEELRELTGMYGHFLPGVDSPWVDDVRARLEQKQLSVLGLAAQAATAAGRPKDASQFHQRALVIDPMSETDWRGLTSALETLGDARAKLAAQREAWWATDLN; encoded by the coding sequence ATGCCGCGCATCCTGGTGGTGGATGACGACGCCGCCATCCTCAAACTGATCAGCGTGATCCTCACCCGGGCCGGGCACGAGGTTCGCACCAGCAGCCATCCCGTTGAGGCGCTGGACCTCCTCAAGGTCTTCACGCCCGATCTGGTCATCAGCGACGTGGTGATGCCCTACATGACGGGCCTCGAATTTCTGGAACAGGTCCGCGCCCACGACAAGCTGGGGGCCATGCCCTTCGTGCTGCTCTCCAGCCACGCCGAGCGCACCGATGTGCGGCGCGGCATGAACCTGGGGGCCGACGACTACCTGCCCAAACCCTTCACGCCGCAAGACCTGCGGGAAGTGATCGATGCCCGACTGCGCCGCGCGGGCCTGACCCTGCAAAGCGAGAGCGGCATGTCCGCCCGTGGCCTGGGCACCGCGCAGGTGGTGTGGCAGGGCGTGCCGGTGTCTTGGGTGTCGCGCAAGGCGCTGGAGCTGTTTTTCTATCTGCTGGAGCACAACGAGGTCACGTCCTGGGAAGCTGCCGAGGCGCTGTGGCCCGAGAAAGACGAGGCCCGCGCGAGCAGCCTCTTTCACACCACCCTGCACCGTCTGCGCCGCAGCCTGAGCAACGAGGCCGTGGTCAGCACCAACCGGCGCTACGCCCTCGCGGAGAACCTGCGTCCCGAGTACGACGTGCAGCGCTTTGAACTGCTGGCAGCCCAGGCCGAACAGGGCGCGCTGGGCCTGGAAGAACTGCGCGAGCTGACCGGCATGTACGGCCACTTTCTGCCTGGCGTGGACAGTCCCTGGGTGGACGACGTGCGCGCCCGCCTGGAGCAAAAGCAGCTCAGCGTACTGGGCCTCGCCGCCCAGGCGGCCACTGCCGCGGGCCGTCCCAAAGACGCCTCCCAGTTTCACCAGCGCGCCCTGGTCATCGACCCCATGAGCGAGACCGACTGGAGGGGCCTGACCAGCGCCCTGGAGACGCTGGGAGACGCGAGGGCGAAGCTGGCGGCGCAGCGCGAAGCGTGGTGGGCAACAGATTTGAATTAA
- a CDS encoding MmcQ/YjbR family DNA-binding protein, with product MRFIADVRALCAELTGSQETFPFGAATLVFKVGGKMYALTDLQGDPVALSVKVRPEYGEELRAAHGAITPGHHLNKRHWVTLRLDGTLPKGLATELLRESHTLVVKGLTKAQRAALGVE from the coding sequence ATGCGCTTCATCGCCGACGTGCGGGCCCTCTGCGCCGAACTGACCGGCTCGCAGGAAACCTTTCCCTTCGGCGCCGCCACCCTCGTGTTCAAGGTGGGCGGCAAGATGTATGCCCTGACGGACCTGCAGGGCGATCCCGTGGCCCTCAGCGTGAAGGTCCGCCCCGAGTACGGCGAGGAGTTGCGTGCGGCCCACGGAGCCATTACCCCCGGCCACCACCTCAACAAGCGTCACTGGGTCACGCTGCGGCTGGACGGCACATTGCCGAAGGGGCTGGCTACCGAACTGCTTCGGGAGAGCCACACCCTCGTCGTGAAGGGGCTGACAAAGGCGCAACGGGCGGCGTTGGGGGTGGAATAA
- a CDS encoding MerR family transcriptional regulator — MAPTAQVIRLAPGEFAQLVGEFAARLKADPAFADMMAVVCGGPERLQLFLQPSGVGMSRFAGLVGLPASTVRHYQRLGLVTPYEVRGKFRFWVHNIIQVESVGQWRDLGLSLTEIQAQRSHERLGGQALTWNALTRHGLNALVMEKAVRIGVPEVLGGGPPMNPPEAGTVWLSLQEVGWTASREVVRPSIPGERQDTPRLLNEIRTARRRLEQQLQRLTERVERARRLEAALERAGRG, encoded by the coding sequence ATGGCTCCTACCGCCCAGGTCATCCGCCTGGCCCCGGGAGAGTTCGCCCAGCTCGTGGGCGAGTTTGCGGCCCGGCTGAAGGCGGACCCGGCCTTTGCGGACATGATGGCTGTGGTTTGCGGTGGCCCGGAGCGGCTGCAGCTGTTTCTCCAGCCGTCGGGGGTGGGCATGTCGCGCTTCGCTGGGCTGGTGGGCCTGCCCGCCTCCACCGTGCGGCACTACCAGCGGCTGGGGCTGGTCACGCCCTACGAGGTTCGGGGCAAATTCCGCTTCTGGGTCCACAACATCATTCAGGTGGAGTCGGTGGGGCAGTGGCGGGACCTGGGCCTGAGCCTCACCGAGATTCAGGCCCAGCGCAGCCACGAGCGGCTGGGCGGACAGGCACTGACCTGGAACGCGCTGACCCGCCACGGCCTCAACGCCCTCGTGATGGAAAAGGCCGTGCGAATCGGCGTGCCGGAGGTGCTCGGAGGAGGCCCACCCATGAACCCTCCTGAGGCCGGGACCGTCTGGCTGTCCCTACAAGAGGTGGGCTGGACGGCTTCCCGGGAGGTGGTCCGCCCCAGCATTCCCGGTGAGCGGCAGGATACGCCCCGCCTGCTCAACGAAATTCGCACGGCGCGGCGGCGGCTGGAACAGCAGCTCCAGCGGCTGACCGAACGGGTGGAACGGGCCCGGCGGCTGGAAGCAGCGTTGGAACGGGCGGGGCGAGGATAA
- a CDS encoding YbjN domain-containing protein — MTETPLLTLDTLAKYLRDKEVQLDIEDNAGQHFIRMGWQFEMGDAAVLISVNDGPSNTSRLEVTCVTQKTYADRREEVVALLNDRNRERAFSRSIDAEGNVWLEYIGLYPTLVEMPQDTFDTLFGGVLMHFQEDYASLEGITPHLQA, encoded by the coding sequence ATGACCGAAACGCCCCTTCTGACGCTTGACACACTGGCGAAGTACCTGCGTGACAAGGAAGTCCAGCTGGACATCGAAGACAATGCCGGGCAACACTTTATCCGCATGGGGTGGCAGTTCGAGATGGGCGACGCCGCCGTGCTCATCTCCGTGAACGACGGCCCCAGCAACACCAGCCGCCTGGAGGTCACGTGCGTGACGCAAAAGACCTACGCCGACCGCCGCGAGGAAGTTGTGGCCCTGCTTAACGACCGCAACCGCGAGCGGGCCTTTTCCCGTTCCATTGATGCCGAGGGCAACGTCTGGCTCGAATACATCGGCCTCTATCCCACCCTGGTGGAGATGCCGCAGGACACCTTCGATACCCTCTTCGGCGGCGTACTGATGCACTTTCAGGAGGACTACGCCTCACTGGAAGGAATCACCCCCCACCTGCAGGCCTGA
- a CDS encoding ferredoxin, producing MPHVIVSPCIGVKDQACTEVCPVECIYDGGDQFVIHPDECIDCGACVPACPVSAIFPEEDVPGGEEEFIVKNRAHFGL from the coding sequence ATGCCTCACGTCATCGTCAGTCCCTGCATAGGTGTCAAGGACCAGGCCTGCACCGAAGTTTGCCCCGTGGAGTGCATCTACGATGGTGGCGATCAATTCGTGATCCACCCCGACGAGTGCATCGACTGCGGCGCGTGCGTGCCTGCCTGTCCCGTCAGCGCCATCTTCCCTGAAGAAGACGTGCCCGGCGGCGAAGAAGAGTTTATCGTCAAAAACCGCGCGCACTTCGGGCTGTAA
- a CDS encoding SufE family protein has product MTDAAPLPEKLQSIVNLFRSAPKPLRLQALLEYSKKLPSLPEKYVEHPEFLQPVPECASPFFLVTERTENGGVNMFFKVPEEAPTVRGYAGILHEALQGESPETILNIPDQFYMDMGLTELITPMRLRGMGAILMRLKNEVREGA; this is encoded by the coding sequence ATGACCGACGCGGCCCCCCTGCCCGAGAAGCTCCAGAGCATCGTAAACCTCTTTCGCTCCGCCCCCAAACCCCTGCGCCTCCAGGCCCTGCTCGAGTACAGCAAGAAGCTTCCCAGCCTGCCCGAGAAGTACGTCGAGCACCCCGAATTCCTCCAGCCCGTCCCCGAATGCGCCAGCCCCTTTTTCCTGGTGACCGAGCGAACCGAGAACGGCGGCGTCAATATGTTCTTCAAGGTGCCGGAAGAAGCGCCCACGGTGCGCGGCTACGCCGGAATTCTGCACGAGGCCCTTCAGGGCGAGTCGCCCGAGACGATCTTGAACATTCCCGACCAGTTCTACATGGACATGGGCCTGACCGAACTTATTACGCCGATGCGCCTGCGGGGAATGGGGGCGATTCTGATGCGGCTGAAGAACGAGGTGCGGGAAGGGGCGTAG
- a CDS encoding magnesium transporter CorA family protein, translating to MLTYYRSIGGKLQVMDSYIDGCWVNATAPTAEELARVSRETGLDLDYLSYPLDPDERSRFEREDGQLLIIMQTSYRLGEDSDIPYDTVPLGILHTDHCLVTVCATENPVVRDVVNGMVRRVSTVKKNRLTLQLFLRNAQRFLIDVRQINKRVDRIEDRMETATRNKELMDLLKLEKSLVYFITGLKANEAMMERVKRDRIFEMYEEDSDLLDDVLIENLQAIEMANIASNILTSMAGAFASVISNNVNQVVKVLTVTTILVAIPTLVTSIFGMNVPLPFQRNPEGFWIVLGIGSMLAAGLALLFYRWRVF from the coding sequence ATGCTGACGTACTACCGCAGTATCGGCGGCAAATTGCAGGTGATGGACAGCTACATCGACGGCTGCTGGGTCAACGCCACCGCCCCCACCGCCGAGGAGCTCGCCCGCGTCAGCCGGGAGACGGGCCTGGACCTCGATTACCTGAGTTACCCCCTGGACCCCGACGAACGCTCCCGCTTTGAGCGTGAGGACGGCCAGCTGCTGATCATCATGCAGACGAGCTACCGGCTTGGCGAGGACAGCGACATTCCCTACGACACGGTGCCGCTGGGCATCCTGCACACCGATCACTGCCTGGTCACCGTGTGCGCCACCGAGAATCCAGTGGTGAGGGACGTGGTGAACGGCATGGTGCGCCGCGTCTCCACGGTCAAGAAAAACCGGCTGACACTCCAGCTGTTCCTGCGCAACGCCCAGCGCTTCTTGATCGACGTGCGGCAGATCAACAAGCGCGTGGACCGCATCGAGGACCGCATGGAGACGGCCACCCGCAATAAGGAACTGATGGACCTGCTGAAGCTTGAAAAGAGCCTGGTGTACTTCATCACCGGCCTCAAGGCGAACGAGGCGATGATGGAGCGCGTCAAGCGCGACCGTATCTTCGAGATGTATGAGGAAGACTCGGACCTGCTTGACGACGTGCTGATCGAGAACCTGCAGGCCATTGAGATGGCGAACATCGCCAGCAACATCCTCACCAGCATGGCGGGAGCCTTCGCCTCGGTCATCAGCAACAACGTCAACCAGGTGGTGAAGGTGCTGACCGTGACCACCATTCTGGTGGCGATTCCCACGCTGGTCACCAGCATTTTCGGCATGAACGTGCCGCTGCCCTTTCAGCGCAACCCAGAGGGCTTCTGGATCGTTCTGGGGATCGGCTCGATGCTGGCGGCAGGGCTGGCGCTGCTGTTTTACCGGTGGCGGGTGTTTTGA
- the alaS gene encoding alanine--tRNA ligase translates to MTGPLTTADIREKYLSFFESKGHLRLPSHSLIAPDPTTLFTVAGMQPFKAQFMGAPARFSGHGENKRVTTAQKCLRVGDIENVGRTLRHCSLLEMLGNFSFGDYFKREALTWAWEFLTGPEWMGLDPSKLYATIYEDDEEAFTIWTKEIGLPESHILRFGADENFWPADAPAKGPNGPCGPCSEIFYDRGPKYGLDTWADYAETRESARFLEIWNNVFPQYDRQDPQPDGTPVLADLPFKNIDTGMGLERIATVVQDVYDFYSNDVFAPIIARIAELSGKPYEGVQSLSHRVVAEHIRSVSMTLTDGVAFSPNGRGSVLRKIMRRASRHAYLLGLREPTLYKLVPLVVERMGGAYPELAQEEARVTAAIRTEEEGFLRTLESGIQRIGNMLNGLERGAVLSGQNAFLLYDTYGFPLDLTKEIAEEYGVSVDEAAYAESLEKAQEIARAGSKYGKSELFGGNQEALEGLPATQFVGYDELIAEGEVLALIGAGERLAHLPAGSEATVVLSRTPFYAEGGGEVGDTGALEWDSANGERGRGQVRDTRKTPVGVFLHDVQVEEGELKPGDTVRSVVSRERQAIQRHHTATHLLHAALRAVLGAGVRQAGSLVAAERLRFDFSHGAAMTLDEIAQVERLVNRWVTANFPVTWREMPIEEAKAAGATALFGEKYGDTVRVVRVEGSVPFGDTTVASMELCGGTHVRHTGDIGAFVIVADENVAAGVRRIEALAGEAATAWVRERLQSAARVAGLLNTSAEGLEARVSGLQAQLRAAQQETAQVRRQLAEAQMGGGGSAQQVRELGGFRVAALKLSGIEGNELRGAADKLLDQSGADLAVIASDKGLVVKATKDAVGRGAHAGQLAGKLAAAAGGKGGGRPDMAQAGIQNPEAALGALDTAF, encoded by the coding sequence ATGACCGGGCCGCTGACCACCGCCGATATCAGGGAAAAGTACCTGTCGTTCTTTGAGAGTAAGGGGCACCTGCGCCTGCCCAGCCACTCGCTGATCGCCCCCGATCCCACCACGCTGTTTACCGTGGCGGGCATGCAGCCCTTCAAGGCGCAATTTATGGGTGCGCCCGCCCGGTTCTCCGGCCACGGTGAGAACAAGCGCGTCACCACCGCGCAAAAGTGCCTCCGCGTGGGCGATATCGAGAACGTGGGCCGCACCCTGCGCCACTGCTCACTGCTGGAGATGCTGGGCAACTTCTCCTTCGGGGACTACTTCAAGCGCGAGGCGCTGACCTGGGCCTGGGAATTTCTGACCGGTCCGGAATGGATGGGCCTGGACCCCTCCAAGCTCTACGCCACCATCTACGAGGATGACGAGGAAGCCTTCACGATCTGGACCAAGGAAATCGGGCTGCCCGAGAGCCACATCCTGCGTTTCGGTGCCGACGAGAACTTCTGGCCCGCTGATGCGCCCGCCAAGGGCCCCAACGGTCCGTGCGGTCCCTGCTCCGAGATTTTCTATGACCGGGGCCCCAAGTACGGCCTGGATACCTGGGCCGACTACGCCGAGACGCGCGAATCGGCGCGCTTCCTCGAAATCTGGAACAACGTCTTTCCCCAGTACGACCGTCAGGATCCGCAGCCTGATGGAACGCCCGTCCTGGCCGATCTGCCCTTCAAGAACATCGACACCGGCATGGGGCTGGAGCGCATCGCCACCGTTGTGCAGGACGTGTACGACTTTTACTCCAACGACGTGTTCGCACCCATCATCGCCCGCATCGCGGAACTGAGCGGCAAGCCCTACGAGGGCGTACAGAGCCTGTCGCACCGGGTGGTGGCCGAGCATATCCGCAGCGTTTCAATGACGCTGACGGACGGGGTGGCGTTCAGTCCAAATGGACGCGGCTCGGTCCTGCGAAAGATCATGCGCCGCGCCTCCCGCCACGCCTACCTGCTGGGCCTGCGCGAGCCGACGCTTTATAAACTCGTGCCCCTCGTCGTGGAGCGCATGGGCGGGGCGTATCCCGAACTGGCGCAGGAAGAGGCGCGCGTCACGGCGGCCATCCGGACGGAGGAAGAAGGCTTTCTCAGAACGCTGGAAAGCGGCATCCAACGCATCGGCAACATGCTCAACGGTCTGGAACGCGGCGCGGTCCTCTCCGGACAGAACGCTTTTCTCCTCTACGACACCTACGGCTTTCCCCTGGACCTGACCAAAGAAATTGCCGAGGAATACGGCGTCAGCGTGGACGAGGCCGCGTACGCCGAGAGCCTGGAAAAGGCGCAGGAAATCGCCCGCGCGGGCAGCAAATACGGCAAATCCGAACTGTTCGGCGGCAACCAGGAAGCGCTCGAAGGGCTGCCCGCCACGCAGTTTGTCGGTTATGACGAGCTGATCGCCGAGGGCGAGGTGCTGGCCCTCATCGGCGCGGGCGAACGGCTGGCGCATCTGCCGGCTGGCAGCGAGGCCACCGTGGTCTTGTCACGCACGCCCTTCTACGCAGAGGGGGGCGGCGAGGTGGGCGACACGGGCGCACTGGAATGGGACAGCGCCAATGGAGAGAGGGGACGCGGCCAGGTGCGCGACACCCGCAAGACCCCGGTGGGTGTGTTCCTGCACGACGTGCAGGTAGAGGAAGGCGAACTGAAGCCCGGCGACACGGTGCGCAGCGTCGTCTCGCGCGAGCGGCAGGCCATCCAGCGCCACCACACGGCCACCCACCTCCTGCACGCGGCCCTGCGCGCGGTGCTGGGGGCCGGGGTGCGGCAGGCGGGATCCCTGGTTGCCGCCGAGAGATTGCGCTTCGACTTCTCGCACGGCGCGGCGATGACGCTGGACGAGATTGCCCAGGTGGAGCGTCTGGTAAACCGCTGGGTGACCGCCAACTTCCCCGTGACCTGGCGCGAAATGCCCATTGAGGAGGCGAAGGCGGCCGGAGCCACTGCCCTCTTCGGTGAGAAGTACGGCGATACCGTGCGCGTGGTACGCGTGGAAGGCAGCGTGCCCTTCGGTGATACCACCGTCGCGAGCATGGAGCTTTGCGGGGGAACGCACGTTCGCCACACCGGTGACATCGGCGCGTTCGTGATCGTGGCCGACGAGAACGTGGCCGCCGGAGTGCGCCGCATTGAGGCCCTGGCGGGCGAGGCGGCGACGGCCTGGGTGCGCGAGCGTCTGCAAAGTGCAGCGCGCGTGGCGGGCCTACTCAACACCAGCGCCGAGGGCCTGGAAGCGCGGGTGTCCGGCCTCCAAGCCCAGCTCAGGGCGGCTCAGCAAGAAACCGCCCAGGTCCGCCGTCAGCTGGCCGAGGCGCAGATGGGCGGCGGGGGCAGCGCGCAGCAAGTCCGCGAACTGGGCGGGTTCAGGGTGGCGGCGCTCAAACTCTCGGGCATCGAGGGCAACGAGCTGCGCGGCGCAGCCGACAAGCTGCTGGATCAGTCGGGCGCGGACCTCGCCGTGATCGCCTCGGACAAGGGCCTCGTGGTCAAGGCCACCAAAGACGCCGTGGGCCGGGGCGCGCACGCGGGACAGCTTGCGGGCAAGCTCGCGGCGGCGGCGGGCGGCAAGGGCGGCGGCAGACCCGATATGGCGCAGGCGGGGATTCAGAATCCGGAAGCGGCGCTGGGGGCGCTGGATACAGCGTTCTGA
- a CDS encoding AAC(3) family N-acetyltransferase translates to MGAVPGAFRTGPDVLRSGHPHSPFAAWGKRARRRERRTMNSPSR, encoded by the coding sequence GTGGGTGCGGTGCCCGGGGCCTTTCGCACCGGGCCGGACGTGCTCCGGAGCGGTCACCCGCATTCGCCCTTCGCGGCGTGGGGCAAACGCGCGCGCCGCAGGGAACGGCGAACCATGAACTCCCCTTCTCGCTGA
- a CDS encoding sulfurtransferase — protein MEYAKDVLVSTDWVAQNLNTPGVRLIEVDEDILLYDTGHIPGAVKLDWQGDLWHPVQRDFITADEVSALLGRLGIKPGDQIILYGDKSNWWASYAYWFLSYSGVKNLKLMNGGRQKWIAENREVTADAPSVEPTTYLALQRDESLRAYRDEVKAHLESVQSGQGALVDVRSPDEFSGKVTHMPAYPQEGVLRGGHIPGARSIPWAKATNEDGTFKSADELAALYGGEGVTADKDVIAYCRIAERSSHTWFVLRELLGYPKVRNYDGSWTEWGNGVGLPIEKTYSEA, from the coding sequence ATGGAATACGCGAAAGACGTGCTCGTCAGCACCGACTGGGTGGCCCAGAACCTCAACACGCCCGGCGTCCGCCTGATCGAAGTGGACGAGGACATTCTGCTGTACGACACCGGCCACATCCCCGGGGCCGTCAAGCTCGACTGGCAAGGTGACCTGTGGCACCCGGTCCAGCGCGACTTCATCACCGCCGATGAGGTCAGCGCCCTGCTGGGCCGCCTCGGGATCAAGCCCGGCGACCAGATCATCCTGTACGGCGACAAGAGCAACTGGTGGGCCTCCTACGCCTACTGGTTCCTGAGCTACAGCGGCGTGAAGAACCTCAAGCTGATGAACGGGGGCCGCCAGAAGTGGATCGCGGAGAACCGTGAGGTAACCGCCGACGCGCCCAGCGTGGAGCCCACGACCTACCTCGCCCTGCAGCGCGACGAGAGTCTGCGCGCCTACCGCGACGAGGTCAAGGCGCATCTGGAAAGCGTGCAGAGCGGTCAGGGTGCGCTGGTGGACGTGCGCAGCCCGGATGAGTTTTCCGGCAAGGTCACCCATATGCCCGCCTACCCGCAGGAAGGTGTGCTGCGCGGCGGCCACATTCCCGGTGCACGCTCCATTCCGTGGGCCAAGGCCACCAACGAGGACGGCACCTTCAAGAGCGCTGACGAGCTGGCGGCCCTGTACGGCGGCGAGGGCGTGACGGCCGATAAGGACGTCATCGCCTACTGCCGCATCGCCGAACGCTCCAGCCACACCTGGTTCGTGCTGCGCGAACTGCTGGGCTACCCCAAGGTCCGCAACTACGACGGTTCTTGGACCGAGTGGGGCAACGGCGTGGGCCTGCCTATCGAGAAGACGTACTCGGAGGCCTGA